Proteins encoded together in one bacterium window:
- the add gene encoding adenosine deaminase — MPLTKELIHKMPKCELHVHLDGSMRVETIIELAEQQNVRLPSHDPKELHNILVQEEAASLVQYLKAFDVTLSVLQDYESLRRAAYELMEDSAKDNVIYLEVRYAPILHQRRGMKLTEIVEAVLHGLRDGERDFGVKWGVIICGMRSSDPKYTLQMAELCIAYKHRGVVGFDLAGAEGGNPAARHQEAFKLILQNNVNVTIHAGEAFGPESISQALHDCGAHRLGHGVRLKEDGDLLNYCCDHRIPIECCPTSNVQTGAIDELKFHPIRLYYDFGLRVTINTDNRLMSGVTMTDELWKAHTTLGFTLSELKDTIVYGIKSSFLHHRPKVELLDRVLSELKAFRETKDDKDTRHAVADIPTESLTDSHKGRMPSQIENETKGKEKKASK; from the coding sequence ATGCCGCTGACAAAAGAACTCATCCACAAAATGCCCAAGTGCGAGTTGCACGTCCACCTGGACGGATCGATGCGGGTGGAAACGATCATTGAACTGGCGGAGCAGCAAAACGTCCGCCTCCCATCCCATGATCCCAAGGAACTGCACAACATCCTCGTGCAGGAAGAGGCCGCCAGCCTCGTCCAGTACCTCAAAGCATTCGACGTCACCCTGTCCGTCCTGCAGGACTACGAGTCCCTCCGCCGCGCCGCCTACGAACTCATGGAGGACAGCGCAAAGGACAACGTCATTTACCTCGAAGTTCGCTACGCACCGATCCTTCATCAGCGCCGGGGCATGAAGCTCACCGAGATCGTCGAAGCCGTCCTGCACGGCCTCCGCGACGGCGAGCGCGACTTCGGCGTCAAGTGGGGCGTCATCATCTGCGGCATGCGCAGCAGCGATCCCAAATACACCCTTCAGATGGCCGAGCTCTGCATCGCCTACAAGCATCGCGGCGTCGTCGGCTTCGACCTCGCCGGCGCCGAAGGCGGCAACCCCGCCGCTCGCCACCAGGAGGCCTTCAAGCTCATCCTGCAGAATAACGTCAACGTCACCATCCACGCCGGCGAAGCCTTCGGACCCGAATCCATCAGCCAGGCCCTCCACGACTGCGGCGCGCACCGACTCGGCCACGGCGTCCGTCTGAAGGAAGACGGCGACCTGCTCAACTACTGCTGCGACCACCGCATCCCCATCGAGTGCTGCCCCACGTCCAACGTCCAGACCGGCGCCATCGACGAACTGAAGTTCCACCCGATCCGCCTGTACTACGACTTCGGCCTGCGCGTCACGATCAACACCGATAACCGCCTGATGTCCGGCGTCACAATGACCGACGAACTGTGGAAGGCCCACACGACCCTCGGCTTCACGCTATCCGAGCTGAAAGACACCATCGTCTACGGCATCAAGAGCTCCTTCCTGCACCACCGCCCGAAAGTCGAACTACTCGACCGCGTCCTCAGCGAACTCAAAGCCTTCCGCGAAACGAAGGACGACAAAGACACGCGCCACGCCGTCGCAGACATTCCGACTGAATCGCTGACCGACAGCCACAAGGGCCGCATGCCGTCGCAGATCGAGAATGAAACCAAGGGCAAAGAGAAGAAGGCTTCGAAATAG
- a CDS encoding class I SAM-dependent methyltransferase: MTDETADPRELHKQTGLAWQEAAAEYERELADRIDFLRKGGRNFCPPELPHLEGLGDWCQRAIHLQCAGGTDTLSLWNQGAHEVVGVDISSRMLGCARAKSEALDAPAEWYCSDILDTPHELDGTADLVYTGRGALCWMMDIEAWAAVAARLLRCNGRLFVFEGHPLTWIWDREASELLLDPVYGDYFQRGPIGEKGWCDEYIGDLGQDKDALQIKYEHQWNLGDVVNAVIGAGLVVERLEEHPEQFWEAFPNLPADIARRVPQTFLLIARKPAPRE; this comes from the coding sequence ATGACTGATGAAACTGCGGATCCGCGCGAGCTGCATAAGCAAACGGGGCTGGCGTGGCAAGAAGCCGCCGCCGAATACGAACGCGAATTGGCCGACCGGATCGACTTCTTGCGCAAAGGCGGACGCAACTTCTGCCCTCCCGAACTTCCCCACCTGGAAGGACTGGGCGATTGGTGCCAACGGGCGATTCACCTGCAATGCGCCGGGGGAACCGATACGCTGTCGCTCTGGAATCAGGGCGCCCACGAAGTCGTCGGCGTCGACATCAGCAGCCGCATGCTTGGTTGCGCCCGCGCGAAATCCGAAGCCCTCGACGCCCCCGCCGAATGGTACTGTAGCGACATCCTCGACACGCCCCACGAACTCGATGGAACAGCCGACCTCGTCTACACCGGCCGCGGCGCGCTCTGCTGGATGATGGACATCGAAGCCTGGGCAGCGGTCGCCGCTCGGCTCCTCCGATGCAACGGACGCCTCTTCGTCTTCGAGGGCCACCCTCTCACCTGGATCTGGGATCGAGAAGCATCCGAACTTCTCCTCGACCCGGTTTACGGCGATTACTTCCAGCGCGGTCCGATCGGCGAAAAAGGCTGGTGCGACGAGTACATCGGCGACCTCGGTCAGGACAAAGACGCCCTGCAGATCAAGTACGAGCACCAGTGGAACCTCGGCGACGTCGTCAACGCGGTCATCGGTGCCGGCCTGGTCGTCGAACGCCTGGAAGAGCATCCCGAACAGTTCTGGGAAGCCTTCCCCAATCTCCCCGCCGACATCGCACGCCGCGTCCCCCAGACCTTCCTCCTGATCGCCCGCAAGCCTGCCCCACGTGAGTGA
- a CDS encoding VCBS repeat-containing protein has translation MKSLSSVTGAFVFALLALPPIVSAQDWAGFPALNEPSGSGQGPFAVTTADFNEDGILDLAVAHYAADEVIVYLGEEQVGLANGTFAAPVAYTAGFGPTNVSHGDFNEDGVLDLAVTNIDSNNVSVLLGNGSGGVGDGTFGTAANYGVGFSPTSVTSGDFDEDGIADLVVSNHSSDDVSVLLGNGSAGAGDGTFGAASSYSTGTNPYRVITGDFNEDDILDLAVANKGSANVSILFGGGGGGVGDGTFGAPNDYAVGTSPYCIASEDLNGDTITDLVISNYNSNNASVLIGKGLGGVGDGTFAAAVNYAVGSTPRDIKIDDLNDDGIWDLIVPNGGGDDVAVLFGNAGGGGGGGGSVGDGTFQAASFYATGDNPINMVTGDFNRDGITDVVTAHFNGGDIGVLLGGGSGGVGDGTLIAPDYPTISSFPRRIATGDFDEDGIADLAIASASNKVEVLLGNGSGGIGDGTFDTAVPYALSGQAYAITVGDFNDDDIMDIAATITSPATVAILLGDGTGGVGDGTFGTPSYYSTGTGPYSVDTGDFNGDDVTDLVVASNGSSSVSVLIGTDAGGGVGDGTFAAGVAYSLPAGPQDVTVADFNGDLIDDLATANYSGDNVSILTGVGDGTFNTAVDYLAGDNPYDVAAEDLDGDGIKDLVVTNYISNDVSILIGNGSGGIGDGTFAGPVNYAVEKTPHKISIDDFNADGITDVAISHIQGRGVSVMLGTGNGTFPDSLHYLTDDGPMNMAVADFNGDGLPDIATPTFYTASYTVLLNLGILYPAVEVTPPSLDFGSVELGDPAVALSSLVQNTGDGDLRTTATLTNDGGGAFSIASVPASELIAGTSDTLTIEFAPNAVGPISGEVSLETNTSSGTLLIALSGTGVDSQAPSSQVTGPSGALTQPSPIISVEYTASDGSGSGVDHVELFYTYTSTRRGVPYNSAGTFTSSPIAFDTTSTGGSGTYEFYVVATDGAGNTEPAPGTPDVTVNFNDVSRVDDWSVLDR, from the coding sequence ATGAAGAGTCTGTCTTCAGTGACGGGCGCGTTTGTCTTTGCGTTGCTCGCACTGCCCCCGATTGTTTCTGCCCAGGATTGGGCGGGTTTTCCTGCGCTGAATGAGCCAAGTGGCTCGGGACAGGGTCCGTTTGCCGTCACAACAGCGGACTTCAATGAGGATGGCATTCTGGATCTTGCGGTGGCCCACTATGCTGCCGACGAGGTCATTGTCTATCTTGGAGAGGAGCAGGTTGGTTTGGCCAACGGGACATTTGCCGCTCCGGTTGCATACACGGCCGGTTTTGGGCCGACGAATGTCTCCCACGGCGATTTCAATGAGGATGGAGTTCTCGACCTGGCGGTCACTAATATCGACAGCAACAATGTGTCCGTTCTGCTCGGAAACGGGAGTGGCGGCGTTGGCGATGGGACGTTTGGGACGGCGGCGAATTATGGCGTCGGATTTAGCCCGACAAGCGTGACATCGGGCGATTTCGACGAGGACGGCATCGCCGACCTCGTGGTTTCCAATCATAGCAGCGATGACGTTTCCGTTTTGCTGGGCAACGGAAGTGCCGGCGCTGGCGATGGAACATTTGGCGCCGCATCGAGCTACAGCACGGGAACCAACCCGTATCGCGTGATCACCGGTGATTTCAACGAAGACGATATTCTCGATCTGGCCGTTGCGAATAAGGGATCCGCGAACGTTTCTATCCTGTTTGGCGGCGGCGGTGGAGGCGTTGGCGATGGAACGTTCGGGGCACCGAATGACTACGCCGTTGGGACGAGTCCGTACTGTATCGCCTCGGAAGACTTGAACGGAGATACGATCACTGACTTGGTGATTTCAAATTACAATTCAAACAACGCATCGGTGTTAATCGGGAAGGGGCTCGGCGGCGTTGGAGACGGGACGTTTGCCGCGGCGGTAAACTATGCTGTGGGGTCAACCCCGCGGGATATCAAGATCGACGATCTGAATGATGACGGAATCTGGGATCTGATAGTTCCGAATGGGGGAGGCGACGATGTGGCCGTGCTGTTTGGCAATGCCGGCGGCGGTGGCGGTGGAGGCGGAAGTGTCGGGGACGGGACGTTCCAGGCGGCTTCCTTCTACGCCACGGGCGATAATCCGATCAACATGGTTACGGGCGACTTTAATCGAGACGGTATCACGGATGTTGTGACGGCGCACTTCAACGGCGGGGATATTGGCGTTCTGCTTGGCGGCGGCAGTGGAGGCGTCGGCGATGGGACGTTGATCGCACCCGATTATCCAACGATCAGTTCATTCCCGCGCCGCATCGCCACGGGCGATTTCGACGAGGACGGCATTGCCGATCTGGCGATTGCCAGCGCATCAAACAAGGTCGAGGTGTTGCTCGGCAACGGCAGCGGCGGGATTGGCGATGGGACGTTTGACACCGCCGTGCCGTACGCTCTCTCAGGACAGGCCTATGCGATCACGGTAGGCGATTTCAACGATGACGATATCATGGACATCGCGGCCACGATTACGAGTCCGGCCACGGTGGCAATTCTGCTTGGCGATGGCACTGGCGGGGTCGGCGATGGGACGTTTGGGACTCCGAGCTACTACTCGACCGGGACGGGTCCATACTCGGTCGACACCGGGGATTTCAACGGCGACGACGTGACGGACCTGGTGGTTGCAAGCAACGGATCCAGCAGCGTTTCTGTGCTGATCGGTACCGATGCCGGCGGTGGTGTGGGCGATGGAACGTTCGCGGCGGGCGTTGCTTATTCGCTGCCCGCGGGGCCGCAGGACGTGACGGTCGCCGACTTTAACGGCGATTTGATCGATGACCTGGCGACGGCGAATTACAGCGGGGACAATGTCTCCATCCTGACTGGCGTTGGAGACGGAACATTCAACACGGCGGTGGATTACCTGGCCGGCGACAATCCTTACGACGTGGCGGCCGAGGATCTCGATGGCGACGGCATTAAGGATCTCGTGGTGACGAATTACATCAGCAACGATGTTTCGATTCTGATCGGGAACGGAAGCGGCGGCATCGGAGACGGTACGTTTGCAGGCCCGGTGAATTACGCTGTTGAAAAGACCCCACACAAGATCTCGATCGACGACTTCAACGCGGACGGCATTACCGATGTTGCGATCTCGCACATTCAGGGGCGAGGCGTTTCCGTTATGCTGGGGACGGGCAACGGGACGTTCCCGGATTCGTTGCATTACCTGACCGACGACGGTCCGATGAACATGGCGGTGGCCGATTTCAACGGTGACGGATTGCCGGACATTGCGACGCCGACCTTCTACACTGCGTCGTACACGGTCCTGCTGAATCTCGGCATCCTGTATCCAGCCGTCGAAGTCACGCCGCCGAGTTTGGATTTCGGAAGCGTTGAGCTGGGCGATCCGGCGGTGGCGCTTTCCAGCCTGGTCCAGAACACAGGAGACGGCGATCTGCGCACGACGGCGACGTTGACGAACGACGGCGGGGGAGCGTTCAGCATCGCGAGCGTTCCCGCCAGCGAGCTGATCGCCGGCACGTCGGATACGCTAACGATCGAGTTCGCACCGAATGCGGTGGGACCGATCAGCGGCGAAGTCAGTCTGGAGACGAACACGAGCAGCGGGACGCTGCTTATTGCGCTGTCCGGCACGGGCGTGGACTCGCAGGCCCCGAGCTCGCAGGTGACCGGGCCGAGCGGTGCGCTGACGCAGCCGTCGCCGATCATCTCGGTCGAGTATACGGCGTCGGACGGAAGCGGCAGTGGCGTGGATCACGTCGAGTTGTTCTACACGTACACTTCGACTCGCCGCGGTGTGCCGTACAACAGCGCCGGCACATTCACGAGTTCGCCGATCGCGTTCGATACGACGTCGACCGGCGGATCGGGGACGTACGAGTTCTACGTGGTGGCGACGGATGGCGCCGGGAACACGGAACCCGCGCCGGGCACGCCGGACGTGACGGTGAACTTCAATGATGTATCGCGCGTGGACGATTGGTCGGTTCTCGATCGGTAG